The genomic window GATCGAGCTGACCGTGCGGGCAGGGGAAAAGCTGGCGATTGTCGGGGCTTCGGGTGCCGGGAAGTCGACGCTGGTGGCGCTGCTCTTGCGGCTTTACGACAGCGAGAAGGGCCGGGTGCTGATCGACGGGCAGGATGTGCGTGCGGTGACGCAGGAAAGCCTGCGCCGCCAGATCGGCATGGTCACGCAGGAAACCGCGATGTTCAACCGATCGGCCCGCGACAACATCCTCTACGGCCGCCCCGACGCGACCGAGGCCGAGGTGATTGCCGCGGCAAAAGCCGCCGAGGCGCACGAATTCATCGAAACCATGGTGGACCACAAGGGCCGCACCGCCTATGACGCCTATCTTGGCGAACGCGGGGTCAAGCTTTCGGGCGGGCAGCGGCAGCGGATCGCGCTGGCACGGGCCTTCCTGAAGGACGCGCCGATCCTGGTGCTGGACGAGGCGACCTCGGCGCTCGATTCCGAGGTCGAGGCGTCGATCCAGGAGGCGCTGGGCCATGTGATGCAGGGCAAGACCGTGCTGGCCATCGCGCATCGGCTGAGCACCATCGCGGCGATGGACCGGATCGTGGTGCTGGATCAGGGCCGGATCGTCGAACAGGGCAGCCATGAGGTGCTGCTGGCCAAGGGCGGTCTTTATGCCCGGTACTGGGACCGCCAATCCGGCGGATTCATCGGAAGCGAAGAGGCGGCAGAGTGATTTTCACGATTGAACGGCTGGGCCATCTGGGCGACGCGATTGCGCGGGGGCCCGCCGGGCCGCTCTATGTGGCGCAGATGCTGCCGGGCGAGGTGGTTGACGGCGAGGTGCAGGGCGACCGCCTGCTGAACGCGCGAATCATCACGCCCTCGGCCGACCGGGTGCGCGCGCCCTGCCCCCATGCCCGGACCTGCGGCGGCTGCCTGTTGCAACACGCCTCGCCCGGGTTCGTGGCCGACTGGAAGCTGGGGGTGGTGCGCTCGGCTCTGGCCGGGCAGGGGATCGAGGCCGACCTGCGGCCCATCGTGACCTCGCCGCCACGGTCGCGCAGGCGGGCGACGCTGTCGGGGCGGCGGACCAAGGGCGGGGCGCTGCTGGGGTTTCACGCGCGGGCGTCGGATGTGCTGGTGGGCGTGCCGCAATGCCAGTTGCTGCACCCCGACCTGATCGCCGCCTTCCCTGCGCTGGAGGCGCTGGTGATCACCGGCGGGTCGCGCAGCGGCGAGTTGTCGCTGACCGTCACGCGCACGATCTCGGGGCCGGATGTGGCGGTGACCGGCGGCAAGCCGCTGGACAACGCGCTGCGGATGGATCTGGCGCGGGTGGCCGAGGCGCAGAACCTTTCGCGCCTGACCTGGGATGGTGAGGTAGTGGTGCTGCGCATGTCGCCGATGCAGCGCTTTGGCCGCGCGCTGGTGGCGCCGCCGCCGGGTGCCTTTCTGCAAGCCACGCCCGAGGGCGAGGCCGCGCTGCTTGCCTGCGTAGTCGAGGCGGTGGGCGATGCCAGGCGCGTCGTCGACCTGTTCGCGGGGGCCGGCACCTTCGCGCTGCCGCTGGCCGAACGGGCAGAGGTTCATGCCGTGGAAGGCGACGCCGCTATGGTGGCGGCGCTTGATCGCGGCTGGCGTCTGGCCGAGGGGCTGAAGCGCATCACCTCCGAGACGCGCGACCTGTTCCGCAGACCGCTGGAACCCGATGAATTCAAGGACTTCGACGCCGTGGTGATCGATCCGCCGCGTGCCGGGGCCGAGGCGCAGATGGCGACGCTGGCGCGGGCGCAGGTGCCGGTGATCGCCGCGCTGTCGTGCAACCCGGTGACCTTCGCGCGCGATGCCAAGGTGCTTCTGGGGGCGGGATATCTGTTGGACTGGGTGCAGGTGATCGACCAGTTCCGCTGGTCGGCGCATGTCGAACTGGCTGCACGGTTCAGCCTGCGAGGCCGCCGATAACACGACCGTGAGCCGTTGTCGGAAACTGGCGCTAGGCACAGGCGCCGATTTTGGCTATGCGCAAGAAAAATACAGGCAGGCAGGCAATATGAAAATTGCGTTGAAAATCTTTCTGGCTTTGGTGCTTTCGTTTGCGCTGACTGCGTGTTCGTCAAAGTTCCGCACCTATCGCGGGCCCGAGGTCACCTCGATCCAGGTCCACAAGGCCGACCGCAAGATGTATCTGCTGCACCATGGCAAGGTTCTGGCAAGCTATGATGTGGCGCTGGGCTTTTCGCCTGTGGGGCACAAGCAGTTCGAAGGCGACGGCAAGACGCCCGAGGGCAGCTATTTCATCGACCGGCGCAACCCGAACTCCGAATTCCACCTGTCGGTCGGCATGTCCTACCCCAATGAATTCGACAAGGAATTCGCCGCCTCTCAGGGCAGGTCGCCGGGAGGTGACATCTTCATTCACGGCCATACCGGGTTCAAGCGCAAGAACAAGGGCGACTGGACGGCGGGGTGCATCGCCGTCACCGACCGCGAGATGGAAGTGATCTATTCGATGATCCGCAAGGGCACGCCGATCCACATCCTGCCCTGAGACGGCGGTGGGGGGCCGCAGCCCCCTCGCCGGTCAGGTGCCGGTGATCAGCGTCCACCAGATCTTGCCGCCCGGTTCCTGGAACCAGGCAAAGCCGAGCTGACGCGCCGCCGGGTCCAGCACGATGGCGCGGGTGTCGGGCAGTTCCATCCACGCGGCGAGGGTTTCAAGCTCTGTCTCGAAGGTTTCCGAGATCAGCTCGCCCGAAAGCTGCCCGGTGTAGCCGACGCGCTGCACCCGTTCGAGCGGCGACGACCCGTCGGACCCGAAGTGCCAGGGACGGTTCTGCACCGACATGTCGCGCGAATGGGTGGCGGCGGCGGCGTTCAGTTGCGCGTTGAGAGTCAGCGGCGCGGACCCTGCGGCCGAGCGCAACGTGTTGACCGAGTCGAGCAGACGGTAGGGCACCTTGCCCTGGTCGATCCGGTAGACTTGCGGCAGCGGCTTGCCGTCGGGGCTGAGAGCGGGCCCCATGGTCGCGCCGCAGGCGGAAAGGGCTAGCGTTGCGCAAAGCATCAGGGCAGTCAGTCTGTTCATGTCACTCTCACCCGGTTGGAGCCTGAGGCCCGTCTTTACAGACTTGGTGCGCGCTGTTCAAACGCAACTCTGCGTGACGTTGCCCATTGACGCGCGTTTGATTTGCGGCGTAGCCCGCAAGACGGTAAACAGCCGAAAAATACCACGATGCAAGGAGTGACGCGCATGAGTGTCGATGGCCCGAACAGGCTTGACCGCCGCAGGGTTCTGGGCGGTGCCGCAGCGGTGCTTGGGGCGGCAGCATTGCCCGCCTGGGCGCAGGCTGAAATGCTTGATCCCGATGCGCCGCCGCAAGGCTCGGTGCGCAACAACGTGTCGAGCTTCCGGATGCTCGATTGGCAGGGGTATTTCACCGACACCCGCAAGGGAGCGATTCTGGTCGATACCACGTCGCGGGCGCTGCACTTCTGGTCGGAAGACCAGACGATCTACAAGCTTTATCCGACCTCTGTGCCGCTGTCGGAAGAACTGACCCGCCGCGGGCGGACCGAGGTGATCCAGAAGGTGGTGAACCCGAGCTGGCGCCCGACGCCGTCGATGAAGGAACGCAACCCGGAATGGCCCGACGTGGTCGAAGGCGGCGCGCCCGACAACCCGCTGGGCGTGCGCGCGCTTTACCTGTCGTGGACCTACTATCGCATCCACGGCACCCACGACACGCGCAAGATCGGGCGGCGGTCATCGAATGGTTGCGTCGGTTTGTACAACGAACACATTCTGGAGCTGTTCGATCTGACGCAGGTGGGCACGCAGGTGTTGCTAATTTGACGATAAGACGCCGGAGCGCACGGTCAGATGAAGACCCAAGTTGCAATCCCCACGCCAAGCTGGTTAGAAAACCGATACGAGGTAGAGTCTTGGGTGCATGCCGTCGCCTCTGCAATATTCGGTGGCATGCAATAACTGGAGGTTAACATGAAGAAACTTGCGCTCGCTGCCGTGATCACGGTTGCTGCATCCACCGCTTTCGCTGGCGGCATCAACGTCGAACCGATCATGGAGCCGACCATCGTCGAGGCACAAACCTCGTCGTCCGCTGGTGGCATCGTCGTCCCGCTGCTGCTGCTGCTGATCATCGCGGCTGCCGTTTCGTCCTGATCGGCGAACCGTTCATGGAAAGGACGGCAGGTCAAACTGCCGTCCTTTTCATTTTTTCCGGGGTCTTTGGACTGCGGTTAAAGTTCTGATTTGCCGGGTTGATCCGCGATCCCCGGTGGCGCTGCTCAGCGCAGCCAGCCCGCCAGATTTTCGTCGATCACCGCGACCAGCGCCTTGATGTGGGCGTCGTCGTCGTTCAGGCAGGGGATGTAGGTAAAGCTTTCGCCGCCTGCATGTTCAAAGGCTTCGCGGATCTCGCCGTTGATCTCTTCAAGCGTTTCGATGCAGTCGGCCGAAAAGGCGGGCGCAATCACCGCGATTCGCTTCTTGCCCTGCTTGGCCAGGTCGGCCACATGCTCGACCGTATAGGGCTTCAGCCATTCCTCGGGCCCGAACACCGACTGGAAGGTCGTGATGATCGCGTCCTTGTCCCAGCCCAGCCGTTCGCGCAGCAGCCGCGAGGTCTTGGCGCATTGGCAATGGTAGGGGTCGCCCGACATCAGATAGCGTTTCGGCATCCCGTGATAGCTGGCCACCAGCACGTCGGGCTTGATGGTCAGCCGCCCGTAGGCATGTTCGACAGATTTTGCCAACGCGTCGATGTAAAGCGGGTGGTCGAAATATTCCGGGACGGTGCGCGCGGCGGGCTGGCGCTTTTCCTTCATCAGCGCGGCAAAGAAGGCATCGTTGGCGGTGGCCGAGGTGGCGCCGGCGTAATGCGGGTAAAGCGCGAAGAACAGGATCTTCTCGCAGCCCGCCTCGACCATCGAGCGCACCTTCGATTCGGTCGAAGGATTGCCGTAGCGCATACAGAAATCGACCATCACGCGGTTGCCATGCTCGGCGGCGATGGCTGCGGCGACGGCGGCGGTCTGGTCCTTGGTGATCGTCATCAGCGGGCTTTCGCCCTTGTCGTGGTTCCAGATCAGCTTGTAGTTGGCGCCCGAACTGAACGGGCGTTTCGACAGGATGATCAGTTGCAGCAACGGCTGCCATTTCCATGACGGGTAGTCGATCACCCGCTTGTCGGACAGGAATTCGCTGAGATACCTGCGCATCGACCAGTAATCGTAATTGTCGGGCGTGCCGAGGTTGGCCAGAAGGACGCCGATCTTCGCGCTCCGCACGGGCGGATGATCGGCCGGGGCATGGGCCAGACGGCCCTCGCCGGCGGCGATCATCTCGGGAACCTGGCCAGAGGTGGCATCAAACATCACGTCTTCCGTCCTTCGAATATGTGACACTCAGATAAACGCATCCGGGGCAACGTCAACCGTCCAGCTTGGTTTCAGTTGGGGCGACGCGGGCCGCACCCAGGGCTTCGGCAAGGCTTTGCACCGCCGAACCGGGGCGAAGCGGCTGTTGCTGGCTGGAATGGGGGGCCCAGCCGGTCAGGAAGATGATCTCGAAAGTGGCGGGGATGCGGCCGTCGGGCGTGCCGTGCAGGTCGGCATAGCGGCGCGCGGTTTCGGTCAGGATCGACCGGCGGGTCGGGTGGCGCGGGCGGGCGGCCAGCGCATTGGCCTCGCCCATCGCACGCAGGTCGGCCATCAGGTGCGCCGCGTCACGGTAGCTGACCTGCCGGGTCAGGCTGTCGGCCACCGGCAGCGCAAAGCCCGCGCGTTGCAGCAAACCGCCAAGGTCGCGAATCTCGCCCATCGGCAGCACGCGCGGCGACAGGCCGCCGGTCACCGCCACTTCGGCCGCCGCAAGGCTGGTGCGCAGCTCGTGCAGCGTCTGCCCGCCGAAGGCTGCGCCAAGAAACAGCCCGTCGGGTGCCAGCGCGCGGCGGCACTGCACCAGTTGCCCCACCGGATCATTCGCCCAGTGCAGCGTCAGCGCGTCGATCACCAGATCGTGTGCGCCGGGCGCAAGGTCCAGCACCTCGTCATCGGCCACGATGCGAGCCTGCGGCCACAGTGCGGCCCAGATTTGCGGGAAAGCGGTGACCACGGCGGGGGCTGTAAACGTCCTGTTAACCTCGATGAGTCTCTCCTGCATCTCGGCGGCCACCTCGTCGTGCAGGAACAGCGCCGGGTCGCGCAGGGCGCGGGCGCGGTTGCGGGCAAGGGCGGGGCGGTCGGTCAGGGTCGGGGGGGTCATGTCGGCTCCGGATCAGGGAACGCACCTTAGGGGGGTCGCATGGGATTGCAAGCCGCGCTGCATCTGATCTATCCGCCGCAATGCCTGATCTGCGACACGCTGGTGACCTCGGATTTCGGTCTTTGCGGCACCTGCTGGCGGGAAACGCCGTTCATCACCGGGCTGGTATGCGACCAGTGCGGCACGCCTCTGCCGGGAGAAAGCCACGGCCACGCGGTGAAATGCGACGACTGCCTGACGCTGGCGCGGCCCTGGTCGCAGGGTCGCGCGGCGCTGTTGTATGCCGACAACGGGCGGAAGATGGTCCTGTCGCTGAAACATGGCGACCGGCTGGACCTCGCGCGCCCGGCCGGGGCGTGGATGGCACGCGCGGCGGAACCGCTGCTGCGGCCGGGCATGGTGGTGGCGCCGGTGCCGCTCTACTGGCTGCGGCTCTTGAAGCGGCGCTACAATCAGGCGGCGCTGCTGTCGGCGGCGGTGGCAAAGGGGGCGGGGCTTGCGCATTGCCCCGACCTGCTGGCCCGCCGCCGCAACACCCGCAGCCAGGAAGGGCGCGACCGCGAGGGGCGCTTTGCCAACATGGAGGATGCGATCCGCATCAACCCGGCCCGCGCTCCGCGCATCGCGGGCAAGCCGGTGCTGCTGGTGGATGACGTGATGACCTCGGGGGCGACGCTGGCGGTGGCGACCGAGGCCTGTCTTGCGGCCGGTGCCAGCGAGGTTTCGGTTCTGGTACTGGCGCGCGTTGCGAAGGAGTCCTAGATCCTTATAGTCAATCCGACTGCAAGGAACCGCGCCCCATGAAATCCGTCGAGATCTACACCACCCCCACCTGCCCCTATTGCGTTGCCGCCAAGCGGCTGCTGGTCAGGAAGGCCGCGCCTTTCACCGAGATCGACGTGAGCCGCGACCCGGCGGCGCGGTCTGCCATGACGGCGCGCGCGAACGGCGGGCGGACGGTGCCGCAGATCTTCATCGGCGGCAAGCATGTCGGCGGCTGCGACGACCTGCACGCGCTGGACGATGCGGGGCGGCTTGATCCGCTTCTGGCGGACTAGATGCGCGCGGGGCTGGTGCAACTGACGGTCGGTGACGACCCCGCCGCCAACCTGCCGGGCACGTTGGCGCTGGTGCGTGCGGCGGTTGCCGGGGGGGCCGGTTTCGTGCTGACGCCCGAATGCACCAACGGTCTGTCGTCGAACCGCGACCACCAGCGCGCGGTGTTCCACACCGAGGAGCACGATCCGACGCTGGCCGCCCTGCGCGCCGAGGCGGCGCGGGCGGGGGTCTGGCTGCTGATCGGGTCGCTGGGGCTGAAGACCCACGACGCCGATGGCCGCTTTGCCAACCGCAGTTTCCTGGTCGCCCCGGATGGCGCGATTGCCGCGCGCTATGACAAGATCCACATGTTCGATGTCAACGTGTCGGAAACCGAAATCTACCGCGAATCGGCGGGCTACCGGCCGGGGGCGCAGGCGGTTCTGGCAGAAACGCCGTTCGGCCGGGTCGGGATGACGGTGTGCTATGACGTGCGGTTTCCGCAGCTTTACCGGCAGCTGGCGCAGGCGGGGGCCGAGATCCTGACGGTGCCCGCCGCCTTCAACCACCTGACCGGGGCGGCGCACTGGGAGGTGCTGCTGCGCGCCCGCGCGATCGAGACCGGCTGTTTCGTGCTGGCCCCGGCGCAGACCGGGTTCCACGCCGAAACCGGCGGCAAGGGGCGGCGCACCCATGGCCACAGCCTTGCCGTGGCGCCCTGGGGCGAGGTGCTGGCCGATGCGGGCAGCGAACCGGGTGTGATGCTGGTGGAGCTTGACCTGGACGCCGTGACCCGCGCACGCTCGCGCGTGCCGTCGCTGACCCATGATCGCCCGTTTGAAGGCCCCTGATGCCGGACAGGAACGAAGACATCGCGGTGGCCCTGTTCGGAGAGCTGTTCATGGCCGACCAACTGGCGCGCAACCGCATTTCCAAGGCATTGCCCAAGGGGATGGAGCTGTCGCATTTCGGCGTGCTGAACCACCTTGCCCGCAGCAACGAAGAACGCACCCCGGCGCAACTCGCACGGTCGTTCCATGTCACGCGGGGCGCCATGACCAACACGCTGGCCAAGCTGGAATGGGCAGGCCACATCCACATTCGCCCCGACTGGGATGACGCGCGGCGCAAGTTCGTCGGCATCAGCCTGTCGGGCCGGGCGGCGCGCGACGTGGCGGTGCAAGCCATCGCGCCGCTTATTGCCGAGGTGGTGCAGTCGCTGGGCGCCGACCGGGTGCGCGCCGTGCTGCCGGTGCTGCGCGAGATGCGCAAAAGGCTGGAAGGCGAGGGCTGAGCCCTTGCCAGATGCCGCGTGCGGGCGCTAGTGTTCTGAGTCTGACACTTCCTACCTGTTTCCGCGAATTTCGTCGAGTTTGTCGAGCGCGCGGCGTTCTCGGGTGAGGATGTCCTCGGCGGTTTTGGTCCACCTGAAGGGCTTCGGCTTCTCGTTGTGCTGCGCCAGATAGTCGTAGATCGCGGTCTTCAGGTCATCGACGCTGGAATAGCTGCCACGTCGGATGCGCCTCGATGTGATTTCGGCGAAGAAGCGTTCGACCAGGTTCAGCCATGAGGCGCTGGTGGGCGTGAAGTGCAGCTTGAAGCGCGGGTGCTTGTCCAGCCATGCTTTCACCTCGGGCGTCTTGTGGGTGGCGTAGTTGTCGAGCACCAGGTGCACGTGACGACGCGCGGGCACGGCCTTGTCGATCTGCCGCAGAAATTTCAGGAACTCCTTGGCGCGATGGCGGGGCATGCAATCGCCGATGACCTTGCCGGATTTCACATCCAGCGCGGCGAACAGCGTGGTCGTGCCGTGCCGCTTATAATCGTGTGTCATGGTAGCTGCGCGCCCCTTCTTGAGCGGCAGACCGGGTTGCGTCCGATCCAACGCCTGGATCTGCGACTTCTCATCAACACACAGAACCACAGCCCGATCCGGTGGATCAAGGTAGAGACCGACGATATCCGTGACCTTTTCCTCGAACAGCGGGTCATTCGAGACCTTGAACCCCTTCGTGAGATGCGGCTTCAAGCCAGCTTCGGCCCATATGCGACCCACACTCGACGGCGAAATCCCCATGGCTTCGGCCATCAGGGCGCGGCTCCAGTGGGTGGCGTTGGGCGGCGTCTCCTGCACCGTCTTGGTGATCACCTTCAGCCTTGTTTCCATGGGCAATGGCGGCACGCGCGAGGGCCTTGTCTTGTCGCGCTTGAGGCCGTCCACACCCTCATCGAGATACCGAGCCTGCCAGCGCCAGACCGTGGGCTTCGAAGTGCGTGCGCGCCGCATGATCTCAAAAGTGCCGTGACCGTCCGCTGTCGCCAGCACGATCTCGGAACGCCAGACGAGCTTGCGCGCAGTGTTGCGGTTGGTGATCAGAGCTTGAAGCTCAGCACGGTCGGCGGGGCCAAGGTAAAGGCAAATGTCATCGCGTCTCATGCCCCGAATATGGCACATCAGGCCCTCAATGGGAATCCTGTGTCAGGTGGGGAACACTAGTGTTCTGAGTCTGACACTTCCTACCTGTTTCCGCGAATTTCGTCGAGTTTGTCGAGCGCGCGGCGTTCTCGGGTGAGGATGTCCTCGGCGGTTTTGGTCCACCTGAAGGGCTTCGGCTTCTCGTTGTGCTGCGCCAGATAGTCGTAGATCGCGGTCTTCAGGTCATCGACGCTGGAATAGCTGCCACGTCGGATGCGCCTCGATGTGATTTCGGCGAAGAAGCGTTCGACCAGGTTCAGCCATGAGGCGCTGGTGGGCGTGAAGTGCAGCTTGAAGCGCGGGTGCTTGTCCAGCCATGCTTTCACCTCGGGCGTCTTGTGGGTGGCGTAGTTGTCGAGCACCAGGTGCACGTGACGACGCGCGGGCACGGCCTTGTCGATCTGCCGCAGAAATTTCAGGAACTCCTTGGCGCGATGGCGGGGCATGCAATCGCCGATGACCTTGCCGGATTTCACATCCAGCGCGGCGAACAGCGTGGTCGTGCCGTGCCGCTTATAATCGTGTGTCATGGTAGCTGCGCGCCCCTTCTTGAGCGGCAGACCGGGTTGCGTCCGATCCAACGCCTGGATCTGCGACTTCTCATCAACACACAGAACCACAGCCCGATCCGGTGGATCAAGGTAGAGACCGACGATATCCGTGACCTTTTCCTCGAACAGCGGGTCATTCGAGACCTTGAACCCCTTCGTGAGATGCGGCTTCAAGCCAGCTTCGGCCCATATGCGACCCACACTCGACGGCGAAATCCCCATGGCTTCGGCCATCAGGGCGCGGCTCCAGTGGGTGGCGTTGGGCGGCGTCTCCTGCACCGTCTTGGTGATCACCTTCAGCCTTGTTTCCATGGGCAATGGCGGCACGCGCGAGGGCCTTGTCTTGTCGCGCTTGAGGCCGTCCACACCCTCATCGAGATACCGAGCCTGCCAGCGCCAGACCGTGGGCTTCGAAGTGCGTGCGCGCCGCATGATCTCAAAAGTGCCGTGACCGTCCGCTGTCGCCAGCACGATCTCGGAACGCCAGACGAGCTTGCGCGCAGTGTTGCGGTTGGTGATCAGAGCTTGAAGCTCAGCACGGTCGGCGGGGCCAAGGTAAAGGCAAATGTCATCGCGTCTCATGCCCCGAATATGGCACATCAGGCCCTCAATGGGAATCCTGTGTCAGGTGGGGAACACTAGCAGGTGGCGCATGGCAGGAGGCGGCGCATGACCCCATCGAAACGGCTGTTCGACCTGAGTCTGGCGCTGATGATCGCGGCGCTTCTCGCGGTGCCCTTCGCGCTGCTGCTGGCGGCCCTGCTGGTGGTGGAAGGGCGGCCGCTGTTCTACGTCTCGGAACGGATGCGCGCGCCCGGACTGCCGTTCATGCTGTGGAAGCTGCGCACCATGCGGGTCGTGGCGACCGACAGCGGCGTGTCGGGCGGCGACAAGACGGCGCGGATCACCCCGGTCGGCCGCGCCCTGCGCCGCACCCGGCTGGACGAGATTCCGCAACTGTGGAACGTGCTGCGCGGCGACATGAGCTTTGTCGGC from Paracoccaceae bacterium Fryx2 includes these protein-coding regions:
- a CDS encoding class I SAM-dependent RNA methyltransferase, whose translation is MIFTIERLGHLGDAIARGPAGPLYVAQMLPGEVVDGEVQGDRLLNARIITPSADRVRAPCPHARTCGGCLLQHASPGFVADWKLGVVRSALAGQGIEADLRPIVTSPPRSRRRATLSGRRTKGGALLGFHARASDVLVGVPQCQLLHPDLIAAFPALEALVITGGSRSGELSLTVTRTISGPDVAVTGGKPLDNALRMDLARVAEAQNLSRLTWDGEVVVLRMSPMQRFGRALVAPPPGAFLQATPEGEAALLACVVEAVGDARRVVDLFAGAGTFALPLAERAEVHAVEGDAAMVAALDRGWRLAEGLKRITSETRDLFRRPLEPDEFKDFDAVVIDPPRAGAEAQMATLARAQVPVIAALSCNPVTFARDAKVLLGAGYLLDWVQVIDQFRWSAHVELAARFSLRGRR
- a CDS encoding L,D-transpeptidase family protein, with protein sequence MKIALKIFLALVLSFALTACSSKFRTYRGPEVTSIQVHKADRKMYLLHHGKVLASYDVALGFSPVGHKQFEGDGKTPEGSYFIDRRNPNSEFHLSVGMSYPNEFDKEFAASQGRSPGGDIFIHGHTGFKRKNKGDWTAGCIAVTDREMEVIYSMIRKGTPIHILP
- a CDS encoding CAP domain-containing protein; amino-acid sequence: MNRLTALMLCATLALSACGATMGPALSPDGKPLPQVYRIDQGKVPYRLLDSVNTLRSAAGSAPLTLNAQLNAAAATHSRDMSVQNRPWHFGSDGSSPLERVQRVGYTGQLSGELISETFETELETLAAWMELPDTRAIVLDPAARQLGFAWFQEPGGKIWWTLITGT
- a CDS encoding L,D-transpeptidase — encoded protein: MSVDGPNRLDRRRVLGGAAAVLGAAALPAWAQAEMLDPDAPPQGSVRNNVSSFRMLDWQGYFTDTRKGAILVDTTSRALHFWSEDQTIYKLYPTSVPLSEELTRRGRTEVIQKVVNPSWRPTPSMKERNPEWPDVVEGGAPDNPLGVRALYLSWTYYRIHGTHDTRKIGRRSSNGCVGLYNEHILELFDLTQVGTQVLLI
- the hemH gene encoding ferrochelatase, translated to MIAAGEGRLAHAPADHPPVRSAKIGVLLANLGTPDNYDYWSMRRYLSEFLSDKRVIDYPSWKWQPLLQLIILSKRPFSSGANYKLIWNHDKGESPLMTITKDQTAAVAAAIAAEHGNRVMVDFCMRYGNPSTESKVRSMVEAGCEKILFFALYPHYAGATSATANDAFFAALMKEKRQPAARTVPEYFDHPLYIDALAKSVEHAYGRLTIKPDVLVASYHGMPKRYLMSGDPYHCQCAKTSRLLRERLGWDKDAIITTFQSVFGPEEWLKPYTVEHVADLAKQGKKRIAVIAPAFSADCIETLEEINGEIREAFEHAGGESFTYIPCLNDDDAHIKALVAVIDENLAGWLR
- a CDS encoding methyltransferase domain-containing protein, yielding MTPPTLTDRPALARNRARALRDPALFLHDEVAAEMQERLIEVNRTFTAPAVVTAFPQIWAALWPQARIVADDEVLDLAPGAHDLVIDALTLHWANDPVGQLVQCRRALAPDGLFLGAAFGGQTLHELRTSLAAAEVAVTGGLSPRVLPMGEIRDLGGLLQRAGFALPVADSLTRQVSYRDAAHLMADLRAMGEANALAARPRHPTRRSILTETARRYADLHGTPDGRIPATFEIIFLTGWAPHSSQQQPLRPGSAVQSLAEALGAARVAPTETKLDG
- a CDS encoding ComF family protein; this translates as MGLQAALHLIYPPQCLICDTLVTSDFGLCGTCWRETPFITGLVCDQCGTPLPGESHGHAVKCDDCLTLARPWSQGRAALLYADNGRKMVLSLKHGDRLDLARPAGAWMARAAEPLLRPGMVVAPVPLYWLRLLKRRYNQAALLSAAVAKGAGLAHCPDLLARRRNTRSQEGRDREGRFANMEDAIRINPARAPRIAGKPVLLVDDVMTSGATLAVATEACLAAGASEVSVLVLARVAKES
- the grxC gene encoding glutaredoxin 3, coding for MKSVEIYTTPTCPYCVAAKRLLVRKAAPFTEIDVSRDPAARSAMTARANGGRTVPQIFIGGKHVGGCDDLHALDDAGRLDPLLAD
- a CDS encoding carbon-nitrogen hydrolase family protein, with product MRAGLVQLTVGDDPAANLPGTLALVRAAVAGGAGFVLTPECTNGLSSNRDHQRAVFHTEEHDPTLAALRAEAARAGVWLLIGSLGLKTHDADGRFANRSFLVAPDGAIAARYDKIHMFDVNVSETEIYRESAGYRPGAQAVLAETPFGRVGMTVCYDVRFPQLYRQLAQAGAEILTVPAAFNHLTGAAHWEVLLRARAIETGCFVLAPAQTGFHAETGGKGRRTHGHSLAVAPWGEVLADAGSEPGVMLVELDLDAVTRARSRVPSLTHDRPFEGP
- a CDS encoding MarR family transcriptional regulator, which translates into the protein MPDRNEDIAVALFGELFMADQLARNRISKALPKGMELSHFGVLNHLARSNEERTPAQLARSFHVTRGAMTNTLAKLEWAGHIHIRPDWDDARRKFVGISLSGRAARDVAVQAIAPLIAEVVQSLGADRVRAVLPVLREMRKRLEGEG
- a CDS encoding IS630 family transposase, which produces MRRDDICLYLGPADRAELQALITNRNTARKLVWRSEIVLATADGHGTFEIMRRARTSKPTVWRWQARYLDEGVDGLKRDKTRPSRVPPLPMETRLKVITKTVQETPPNATHWSRALMAEAMGISPSSVGRIWAEAGLKPHLTKGFKVSNDPLFEEKVTDIVGLYLDPPDRAVVLCVDEKSQIQALDRTQPGLPLKKGRAATMTHDYKRHGTTTLFAALDVKSGKVIGDCMPRHRAKEFLKFLRQIDKAVPARRHVHLVLDNYATHKTPEVKAWLDKHPRFKLHFTPTSASWLNLVERFFAEITSRRIRRGSYSSVDDLKTAIYDYLAQHNEKPKPFRWTKTAEDILTRERRALDKLDEIRGNR
- a CDS encoding sugar transferase, whose translation is MTPSKRLFDLSLALMIAALLAVPFALLLAALLVVEGRPLFYVSERMRAPGLPFMLWKLRTMRVVATDSGVSGGDKTARITPVGRALRRTRLDEIPQLWNVLRGDMSFVGPRPPLRTYVERFPEIYGRVLQSRPGITGLATLEYHAHEERLLARCASAEETDRVYSGRCVLRKARLDLIYQHNQSLCLDLFLMAKTGGRVIFRPLMKIVAPRRSARD